A region from the Tahibacter amnicola genome encodes:
- a CDS encoding phage tail protein: MAEPFLSEIRIMSFNFPPKGWAFCNGQFLPINQNQALFSLLGTTYGGNGQTTFALPDLRGRVPVHVGSGLTLGQAGGQEAHTITQSEMPQHIHFANCATDAADAAVPGANLLGSVDVTTFGNAYNGPSSLVAMGPESVAPVGGSQPHENRQPFLVLNYCIALQGIFPSQN, encoded by the coding sequence ATGGCAGAACCGTTCTTGAGCGAAATTCGCATCATGTCGTTCAACTTCCCGCCGAAAGGCTGGGCCTTTTGCAACGGGCAGTTCCTGCCCATCAACCAGAACCAGGCACTGTTCTCGCTGTTGGGGACCACCTACGGCGGCAACGGCCAGACCACCTTCGCGTTGCCGGACTTGCGCGGCCGTGTGCCGGTCCATGTCGGCTCGGGCCTGACCCTCGGTCAGGCGGGTGGCCAGGAGGCCCACACGATCACGCAAAGCGAAATGCCGCAGCACATCCATTTTGCCAACTGCGCCACCGATGCTGCGGATGCCGCCGTACCAGGCGCCAACCTGCTGGGTTCCGTCGACGTGACGACCTTCGGCAACGCCTATAACGGACCGTCGTCGCTGGTGGCGATGGGGCCGGAATCCGTGGCGCCGGTCGGCGGCAGCCAGCCGCATGAGAACCGCCAGCCGTTCCTGGTGCTGAACTACTGCATCGCCCTGCAGGGCATCTTCCCGAGCCAGAACTAG
- a CDS encoding phage tail protein, giving the protein MAQPYVGEIRMFAGNFPPVGWMFCDGQLLPISENDTLFTLIGTTYGGDGESTFALPNLQSRVPIHMGSATTGTTYQIGEMAGVESVTLSTQQIPNHTHAMLASEAAATALTPQNNMPAEATKRFFVAPTSVTPMAPNAIGPAGGSQPHENCQPFLCVNFIISLFGIFPSQT; this is encoded by the coding sequence ATGGCACAACCCTATGTCGGCGAAATTCGCATGTTCGCGGGCAATTTTCCGCCCGTGGGATGGATGTTCTGCGATGGTCAGCTGCTGCCGATCTCCGAGAACGACACACTTTTCACTCTGATCGGCACCACCTACGGTGGCGATGGCGAGTCGACGTTCGCCCTGCCGAATCTGCAGAGTCGCGTACCCATTCATATGGGCTCGGCAACGACCGGGACGACCTACCAGATCGGAGAGATGGCGGGGGTCGAATCGGTGACGCTCAGCACGCAGCAGATCCCGAACCACACCCATGCGATGCTGGCGTCGGAAGCCGCGGCGACGGCCCTGACTCCGCAGAACAACATGCCGGCCGAAGCGACCAAGCGTTTCTTTGTCGCGCCGACGTCGGTCACGCCGATGGCGCCCAATGCCATCGGGCCGGCCGGCGGAAGCCAGCCACACGAGAACTGCCAGCCGTTCCTTTGTGTCAATTTCATCATCTCCCTTTTTGGTATTTTCCCGTCGCAGACGTGA
- a CDS encoding phage tail protein: MADPFVAEIRIFPFNFAPTGWAFCDGQLLPISQNTALFSLLGTTYGGNGKSNFALPDMQGNAPMHPGQGQGLSLRDLGEIGGSQFVTLIQSEMPVHTHAMQGQNSNSNLNDPATAVLARPFGGGNLYKTPSGATVVNMAPQTISPAGGSLPHNNMMPYLTLNFCIAMQGVFPARP; this comes from the coding sequence ATGGCAGACCCCTTTGTCGCTGAAATCCGGATTTTTCCGTTCAACTTCGCGCCCACCGGCTGGGCGTTCTGCGATGGCCAATTGCTGCCGATCTCGCAGAATACGGCGCTGTTTTCACTGCTGGGTACCACCTATGGTGGAAACGGGAAATCGAACTTCGCCTTGCCGGACATGCAAGGCAACGCGCCGATGCACCCGGGTCAGGGGCAGGGCCTGAGCCTGCGAGACCTTGGCGAGATTGGAGGCAGCCAGTTTGTCACCCTGATCCAGTCCGAGATGCCGGTCCACACCCATGCCATGCAGGGGCAGAACTCGAACTCGAACCTCAACGACCCCGCCACCGCAGTGCTTGCGCGGCCATTTGGCGGCGGCAACCTGTACAAGACGCCGTCGGGTGCCACCGTGGTGAACATGGCGCCGCAGACGATCTCGCCGGCCGGCGGAAGCCTGCCGCACAACAACATGATGCCGTACCTGACTCTGAACTTCTGTATCGCCATGCAGGGAGTCTTCCCCGCAAGGCCCTAA
- a CDS encoding GNAT family N-acetyltransferase: MTGAGETLAARLMRGCPDIDLREETDDDIAFLAGLYASTRTEELAPVPWPDAAKQAFLRSQFEQQRAHYRRHYNGAEFLLVRAGSERIGRLYCRRSGNEYRLMDIALLPDWRGRGVGGQMIRTLLDCAASDRCEVTLHVEPGNPARRMYERLGFRLIEDRGVYWFLGWTKEAPADQLNVIS; the protein is encoded by the coding sequence GTGACCGGGGCCGGAGAAACCCTCGCCGCACGATTGATGCGGGGCTGCCCCGATATCGATCTGCGCGAGGAAACCGACGACGACATCGCATTCCTCGCCGGTCTGTATGCATCGACGCGAACAGAAGAACTTGCGCCGGTTCCCTGGCCTGATGCGGCGAAACAGGCGTTCCTTCGCAGTCAGTTCGAACAGCAGCGAGCCCATTACCGGCGCCACTACAATGGTGCTGAATTCCTGCTCGTCCGCGCGGGTAGCGAGCGCATTGGCCGGCTGTATTGCCGTCGCAGCGGAAACGAGTATCGCCTGATGGATATTGCGCTCCTGCCCGACTGGCGTGGCCGCGGCGTCGGCGGGCAGATGATCCGCACGCTGCTGGACTGCGCCGCGTCGGATCGTTGCGAGGTGACCCTGCACGTAGAGCCAGGCAATCCCGCGCGCCGCATGTACGAACGCCTGGGGTTCCGTCTTATCGAGGACCGCGGCGTGTATTGGTTCCTGGGCTGGACGAAGGAAGCACCCGCGGATCAGTTGAACGTGATTTCGTAG
- a CDS encoding DUF6916 family protein, whose protein sequence is MLQDVAVEEFEALLGQQIRISSEGHERLLQLKEVKRLQNPSPRPTPPFSVVLRDVGVDRHFSQGIYSLDLPPRGTLDLFIVPIGPDGTGMCYEITFN, encoded by the coding sequence ATGTTGCAGGACGTCGCGGTGGAGGAATTTGAAGCCCTGCTGGGCCAGCAGATCCGCATTTCGAGCGAAGGCCATGAACGCCTGCTGCAGCTCAAGGAGGTCAAGCGCCTGCAGAACCCTTCACCCCGTCCGACGCCGCCCTTTTCTGTCGTCCTGCGGGACGTCGGTGTCGATCGCCACTTCAGCCAGGGTATCTATTCGCTGGATCTGCCGCCGCGCGGCACCCTGGATTTGTTCATCGTGCCGATCGGCCCGGACGGTACCGGCATGTGCTACGAAATCACGTTCAACTGA
- a CDS encoding zinc-dependent metalloprotease, whose translation MKRSILWAVAGAVSLSTSASMAAGSENLFSSAPSVWRSVESDSAYQALAKEPMSHAISVVMANAALVDETTQSLSLNLDIGGPITVNARQTSVERQKDGTIVWQGTLADATKPVMLESEIKDDPMNSVVIVRNGDKLTGNIRVMGQLYKLRPLHDSRHVIVEADESLAPADHPASAYRKIFVEAMPAPKADNTSRANTVIRVLVNYTARAASASGDINSLINLAITESNRGYTNSDVFITLQLAGKAQVSYTESGNWSTDLSRYRGTSDGYMDSIHSTRNSTAADVGVLIIDNDSACGLASAIGASASTAFAAVHWDCATGYYSFAHEIGHLQSARHDPANDPTNTPYAYGHGYQYPTGRWRTIMAYNCSSVNCTRLNFWSNPNKTYGGVPMGTANRHDNHRVLNNTRATVSGFR comes from the coding sequence ATGAAACGGTCGATTCTGTGGGCTGTAGCAGGAGCTGTTTCGCTGTCGACGTCGGCGTCGATGGCCGCAGGAAGCGAAAACCTTTTCTCGAGCGCGCCATCGGTATGGCGTTCGGTCGAGTCGGACAGCGCCTACCAGGCGCTGGCCAAGGAACCCATGTCGCATGCCATTTCAGTGGTCATGGCGAATGCGGCGCTGGTGGATGAAACCACGCAGAGCCTTTCCCTCAACCTGGACATCGGTGGCCCGATCACGGTCAACGCCCGCCAGACCTCGGTGGAGCGCCAGAAGGACGGCACGATCGTCTGGCAGGGCACGCTCGCCGATGCCACCAAGCCGGTGATGCTGGAATCGGAGATCAAGGATGATCCGATGAACTCGGTCGTCATCGTCCGCAACGGCGACAAGCTGACTGGCAACATCCGCGTGATGGGTCAGCTCTACAAGCTGCGGCCGTTGCACGATTCGCGGCACGTGATCGTGGAAGCCGATGAAAGCCTCGCGCCGGCCGATCACCCCGCGTCCGCCTATCGCAAGATCTTCGTCGAGGCGATGCCGGCGCCCAAGGCGGACAACACCTCGCGTGCCAACACCGTGATCCGGGTGCTGGTGAACTACACCGCACGTGCCGCCAGCGCGTCGGGCGATATCAACAGCCTGATCAACCTGGCGATCACCGAGTCAAACCGCGGCTACACCAACAGCGACGTGTTCATCACGCTGCAGCTGGCGGGCAAGGCGCAGGTCAGCTACACGGAAAGTGGCAACTGGAGCACTGACCTGTCGCGCTATCGCGGTACGTCGGACGGCTACATGGATTCGATCCATTCCACCCGCAACAGCACCGCGGCTGACGTGGGCGTGCTGATCATCGACAACGACAGCGCCTGCGGCCTGGCGTCGGCGATCGGCGCTTCGGCGTCCACCGCGTTTGCCGCCGTGCACTGGGATTGCGCCACGGGCTACTACTCGTTCGCGCACGAGATCGGCCATCTGCAGTCGGCGCGTCACGATCCCGCCAATGACCCGACCAACACGCCGTATGCCTATGGCCACGGCTACCAGTATCCGACGGGCCGGTGGCGCACGATCATGGCCTACAACTGCTCGAGCGTGAACTGCACGCGTCTGAACTTCTGGTCGAATCCGAACAAGACCTACGGCGGCGTGCCGATGGGTACGGCCAACAGGCACGACAATCACCGCGTGCTCAACAACACTCGCGCGACGGTTTCCGGATTCCGCTGA
- the metF gene encoding methylenetetrahydrofolate reductase [NAD(P)H] has translation MPASAPAAPLPVPISLEFFPPKTDEQRETLEKALPALKPLKPDYVSVTFGAGGSTLAYTPDTVCHLREQHGLDAAPHLSCMGGTRQEIRDLLALYRSKGCRRLVALRGDLPSGMASYGDFRYASDLVEFIRAETGDYFHLEVACYPEAHPQSEDALADLAHFKHKVDAGANGAITQYFYNPDAYFRFVDDARRLGVTIPIVPGVMPITNYSQLRRFSDMCGAEIPRWIAKRLQAFGDDAKAIREFGADAVANLCRRLLDGGAPALHFYTLNRASGTLAILDRLR, from the coding sequence ATGCCTGCTTCCGCCCCTGCCGCCCCGCTTCCGGTGCCGATTTCGCTGGAATTCTTCCCGCCCAAGACCGACGAACAGCGCGAGACGCTGGAGAAGGCCCTGCCGGCGCTCAAGCCCCTGAAGCCGGACTACGTGTCGGTCACCTTCGGGGCCGGCGGCTCGACCCTGGCCTATACGCCCGACACCGTCTGCCACCTGCGCGAACAGCACGGCCTGGACGCCGCGCCGCACCTGTCGTGCATGGGCGGAACCCGGCAGGAGATCCGCGACCTGCTCGCCCTGTACCGCAGCAAGGGCTGCCGCCGCCTGGTGGCGCTGCGCGGCGACCTGCCGTCGGGCATGGCCAGCTATGGCGATTTCCGCTACGCCAGCGACCTGGTCGAGTTCATCCGTGCCGAGACGGGCGACTACTTTCACCTGGAAGTGGCGTGCTATCCCGAAGCCCATCCGCAATCCGAAGACGCCCTGGCCGACCTCGCCCACTTCAAGCACAAGGTGGACGCCGGCGCGAACGGTGCGATCACCCAGTACTTCTACAACCCGGACGCCTATTTCCGGTTTGTCGATGATGCACGGCGTCTGGGCGTCACGATCCCGATCGTGCCGGGCGTCATGCCGATCACGAACTACTCGCAGCTGCGCCGGTTCTCGGACATGTGCGGCGCCGAGATTCCGCGCTGGATCGCCAAGCGCCTGCAGGCCTTCGGCGACGACGCCAAGGCGATCCGCGAATTTGGCGCCGACGCGGTGGCGAACCTGTGCCGGCGCCTGCTCGACGGCGGCGCACCCGCTTTGCACTTCTATACATTGAACCGCGCCAGCGGCACGCTTGCGATCCTCGATCGACTGCGTTGA
- a CDS encoding cupin domain-containing protein, with amino-acid sequence MYLIRHLAIAAALVLASASVPAQDIIKASPEHNKLLTETAHLRLIEGWLEPGAHQALHEHTPYIVYILEGGSLEVRYKDGKVKKLEGVAGQSFGEDADPPHETWNVGKTKVRWLLIETKTGPKK; translated from the coding sequence ATGTATCTGATCCGCCATCTCGCCATTGCCGCTGCGCTGGTGCTGGCCAGTGCGTCCGTACCGGCGCAGGACATCATCAAGGCCAGCCCGGAACACAACAAACTGCTCACCGAGACAGCCCACCTTCGCCTCATCGAAGGCTGGCTCGAACCCGGCGCCCACCAGGCGCTGCACGAGCACACCCCCTATATCGTCTACATCCTGGAAGGCGGCTCGCTCGAAGTTCGGTATAAAGATGGCAAAGTAAAGAAGCTCGAAGGCGTCGCCGGCCAGTCCTTCGGCGAAGACGCCGATCCCCCGCACGAGACCTGGAACGTGGGCAAGACGAAGGTACGGTGGTTGTTGATCGAGACGAAGACAGGGCCGAAGAAGTAG